TGGATTTGGCTCCCGGGTGACAATGGCCCCATGAAACCCAACCCGTGTATTTCGGGATACCCGAAAAGGAGGACGACATGAGCAGATGGACGGGAATCGGGTGCGTGGCGGCGTTGGTCATGATCCTGGTGCTGGCGACGGCGGGGAACGCCCTGGCGCATTGCGACACGCTGGACGGGCCGGTCGTGAACCTCGCCCGCCAGGCGCTCGCCAAGGGGGACGTCAAGATCATCCTGCCGTGGGTGTCGGCGGAGAAGGAGGGGGAGATCCGGAAGGCGTTCGACCTGACGATGGCGGTTCGGGGGAAGGGAGAGAAGGAGAGGGAACTGGCCGACATGTACTTCTTCGAGACGTTGGTCCGGGTCCATCGGGAGGGAGAGGGGGCCCCGTACACCGGCCTGAAGCCGGCCGGGCTCGATCTCGGGCCGGCCCTCCCCGCCGCGGACAAGGCGCTGGAGTCCGGCAACCCCGGCCCGCTGCTGAAGCTGATCAACGAGAAGATCCACGATGGGATCCACAAGTATTACATGGAAGCGAGGGAGAAGAAGGCCCACGCGGGAGAGAGCGTGGAGGCGGGGCGCGCCTACGTCAATGCGTACGTGCCGTACCTGCACTTCGTGGAGCGGCTCTATCTCGATGCGAGCACGCCGGTCGCGCACGGAGCGGAAGAGGGAACGCATGATGTGCGCATGAAACCGGGGACGCCAATGGAGCACAAGCACTGATAATGGCATGTCGTCAGGCCCGGTGGTTGTCGATCAGCGGGAATGTCTTCCCGTAAATGAAGGACCGGCCCCGGAGGAGGAAGTCGTGCGGGAAGCCGAGGTCGATCTTGCTGGCCGCGTCCAACTTCGCGAGCTGATCCGGCCCCAGGGTGAAATCGAGGCATCCGAGGTTGTCCCGCAGCTGCGTGACGGTCTTCGCCCCGACGATCGGGACGATCACCCCGAACGGCTGCTGGCGAACCCAGGCGAGCGCAACCTGCGACGCGGTGCGGCCGGTCTCTTTTGCGACCTGAAGGACCGTCTCCGCGATCCGGACGCTTCGGTCCGTGACCATCGCCTCGGCCCACACTTCGTCCTTCGAGTAGCGCGCTCCGGCAGGCCGGTCTTCCGGGGATTTGTACTTCCCCGACAGGACGCCTCCCCCGAGGACGCCCCATGGCGTCACGGCGAGATCCAGCGCCTTCGCCATCGGCAGCAGGTCGCGTTCCGGACTCCGGTCCGCCAGATTGTACTGGATCTGCAGGGCGGCGAAGGGGCTCCAGTCTTTCAGTTCGGCGAGCGTGTTCGCCCGTGACACCACCCAGGCGGGGGCGTCGGAGATCCCGACGTAAAGGACCTTCCCGGACCGCACGACATCGTCCAGGGCCCGCATCGTCTCCTCGAGGGGCGTCATGCCGTCCCAGGCGTGGACCCAGTAGAGGTCGATGTAGTCGGTGTCGAGGCGCTTCAGGCTGGCGTCGAGCGACTGCACCAGGTTCTTCCG
The nucleotide sequence above comes from Deltaproteobacteria bacterium. Encoded proteins:
- a CDS encoding DUF6448 family protein; translation: MSRWTGIGCVAALVMILVLATAGNALAHCDTLDGPVVNLARQALAKGDVKIILPWVSAEKEGEIRKAFDLTMAVRGKGEKERELADMYFFETLVRVHREGEGAPYTGLKPAGLDLGPALPAADKALESGNPGPLLKLINEKIHDGIHKYYMEAREKKAHAGESVEAGRAYVNAYVPYLHFVERLYLDASTPVAHGAEEGTHDVRMKPGTPMEHKH
- a CDS encoding aldo/keto reductase, encoding MRYKLLGRTGLRVSELCLGTMTFGEEWGWGASKEESRKIFDAFADAGGNFVDTANLYTGGTSEKFVGEFLKGRRERFVLATKYTLTMSPDDPNGGGNHRKNLVQSLDASLKRLDTDYIDLYWVHAWDGMTPLEETMRALDDVVRSGKVLYVGISDAPAWVVSRANTLAELKDWSPFAALQIQYNLADRSPERDLLPMAKALDLAVTPWGVLGGGVLSGKYKSPEDRPAGARYSKDEVWAEAMVTDRSVRIAETVLQVAKETGRTASQVALAWVRQQPFGVIVPIVGAKTVTQLRDNLGCLDFTLGPDQLAKLDAASKIDLGFPHDFLLRGRSFIYGKTFPLIDNHRA